The Arachis ipaensis cultivar K30076 chromosome B03, Araip1.1, whole genome shotgun sequence region CACCCTCTTCTTCTGTTCCTTCCCGGTACCACTCTTCTATTTACtctctagtttctccattaccCAACTCAACTAATTTTTGCACTATCTCTGTATCAATGTACTCTCTTTCAATTAGGTCATTGTGTTCAACATAAAGTTGCTTACTTCCTTCACTACTGGGTTTTTTAACTCTTCCTTTGtcactttttttttgtattattattgttatCAGTAAATTCGCGAAAATATTGCGATAAAAGAGGTCATTCTTTCTCTGGAAAGATTGTACTAAAAAAGTTCCATCCTGATAATTGAGAAAAATTGAGTGATTAGAAACATGAATTTGGGAGGTActgtcttatttatttatttattatcatatCTGCTTCAGACATCACACCTGAAAAAATAAGCAAGGGGATGGAGTTCTGGAGTTCATCTAGGTCTAGGTTCTCTGGATTCAAGTGTTGCTAGTGTATTAGAACAATGATTGATGATAACTACATTCAAATATCTAAATATGATGTTGTTGTGGAATTTTCAGCAAACTAGTGTTGAACATCAAAACAAGCAGGGGGATGAAGAGATCACTGCGGCAGGCTAATTCGAGAAAGAAACCCAAAGCAAAACAAAAGATTGATGCTAAGAAGCCAAAGAAACCTCCCActgctttcttctacttcttgTAGGGCGATTATTTTTCCTCCATCTTTCCCTGTATTTAATTTATACTTGCTATTGATGATCTTTTATGTTGTCTTACTGGTAGTTATACTTTATATATGGTATTGCTAAGACTCATAATGGCAGGTTCTAACGTGTTACTCACCTGTTCACCACTGGAAACGCCATTTAGCTCCAGTTTAGTTTCATGTATGTATGTTCCAGGTTCATGGCATGGCATTGTTTGTATATCTTGAATGAAATATTAAGCTCTCCCAAATAGTTGGAAAAGTGCCGGTGTTTAATTTTAGAAAACAAACCTGCAGTTAGTGTTATATGCTTCTTTCTTTGCCCATCTTACTGATTACTGATCCTAGAAGTATGATCCACTGGAATTAATAATGTTCTGGAATTGTAAGGTAAAGTAATTGACTTTAGAGGGAAAAGTGCTGGGGAGGTAATCACTTGATGGAAAGTTTGTGCTTACAAGTCAGTTTGGATGCATCAGTATTTTATGTTCAAGAGTCAAGACAATCATTTGTATTAAAAATTATGGTTATCACAAGCCATTTAATCATGATTTTCCTGCTATAGTTTGCTTTCCTTGTTACTAGCTTGTTTTTTTGTTCTTTGTTCAGTATATTGCCATTTACTTCAGCATTGTATACATAAACCAACTGCTTCATTTCCATTGATGGAAAATATTgtaatttttcaaatttattgTGCTTACTTGAAGTCCTTTGTTGTCATTCTTAAGGGAGGATTTTCGTAAAGAATTTCAAGAGCAGAACCCCGATGTCAAGTCAATGCGAGATGTATGTATACAATCTATTGTATCTGTAGTAATTCTGATCTAGTTTATAGGTTTAGTTTGTCTTGAAGCAAGATAGTATTTGTTtgcaaattaattatttataaaattcggATAATTTCTAAAATTCCAATACAACATTAAATGTGATCCCCGCTTCTATTAAAAAATTGTCAGTTATTTTAGACTTGAGAATTTGCAAAACGTTTGTATACTTTGCATGAATAGCGACTATATTAttgctgctgctgttgttgttgttacttGTTATTCTTTGTAAATTAATGCACTTCCTTTTGGTAATTCTTCCTTCATGTGTTAGTTCAGATTGGCAAGGCATGTGGAGAGAAGTGGAAAACGATGACTTATGAGGTTAGGACTTAGGTTTAATGTAACCTCTCCTTTCCTCGTTTAGCCTGAATTGCATTATTATGGCTGCAATCTTTGGTGCTGGTCGCATTAGAAATGGTATCTTTATATGCTCGTAACACAGCTCTTCATTAACTGCACAAGaacatttatttatattttaaatgagATCCTGTGACGCACAATTTGTGCCTTTGAGGAGACGCTCCTTTTTGTGTTAAAACGTTCACTTACTCGCATCAACTGCATTCATTCCAAATCTTTTAAATTCGTTCATTTAGATCTGAGCGAAAAGAAATATGGCTTTGGTTGAATTCTGTGCTAATAACACCAGTATCTTACAGGAGAAGGTTCAATACTATGATATAGCAACAGAAAAGCGCGCAGAATTTGATATGGCAATGGCAGAATATAATAAGAAAATGGTAATAATTTATTATGTTCATGGTATTGAACTCACTCTTGTTTACCTTGTTATGAAAGAAACAGTTCGTTTTGTTTTGTTGCTGATTGGCAGGAAAACGGTGAATTTGAAGACACTGATGAAGAATCGGATTTTGATGAATAAGACCCATGTAATTATTATTAGTTAGCTAGATAGAAGGTTTGGAACTGTTTGAATTAAAGCTGCTTGGTCTGAAATTGTACATCTAGTTTGTAGTCATCTCTGCTTTATCCTTGTGAATAACTATCGTTCTCTCTATCAATTTTTTGTGTAAAGTACATCTGTTAATTCCATTTGGATGCTTAGTAATAGAATTGCAGATTTTTGGGCATAATGCTTAATAGAATGTTTTATTGTAACATTATTTCTCTCAAGGTTGTCAAACTTGCGAATCTAGTGTGAGTTTACTTCTTGTGAATTTATTTTACTCAAATCTGATCATTTAAATTGAACAATTTCACCACAtaacacataataaattaaaataatagtacATGATATAATAATTACATTCAAATCTTTAACAATTAGTCAATTATACAACTAGTACAATGCACTACACAGGCACAAAGCAAAAGCAAAGCTCGAATCAGCGGCAAAAGCACAAGAGCGAAACAGAAGCAGGGAATAGAACTTAAAAGCTCGTATCAGGGGTAGAACTCAGAAGCAGATGCAACAACAGCCAAAAGAGATGAAGTAAAACCAAAATGAGTGAACGATGAAGAAGGACAGAGGAAAGAGAAGGTCGAGAAGCACGAAGAAGACGGAAGCTAAGAGCATCGAAGCTAGATGGCAAAtgatgagttttttttttatagCTCAAACGACATAATTTTGGCTCAAAATGGGGTAAAAATCAAACTCGCAACCTGGGGAGTAAACTCGTGATTATTGTTAAATCCAATTTTTTGCTTAAGTGGAAAAGCGTTGTATGCAATTATATGGAAATAACTCTGGAAAAAtgctgctttcttttttttttaaatagaatagCTTCTTCATAGCGCATGTTCATTTTACTTTTAATGCTCTTCTTTATTAGGGAAATTTTAGAAtccaaaattagcaattaaagaagcaaaaatatGCAGGGCAAAGTTATACTTTCCTCTGTAGAAACATCAGAATACCATAGCTCAGAaatagaaaggaagaagaaagatggaTCCTCACACTTTTTTAACCCTATGTTGAAGTAAGGTTCCCAAATTTTCTTCATGTTTTATTCACTGGTATCCTTCACTTCTAACCTATTTCTTGTGACACAACCCAATGGATAGAACTGAACTACTGTCTACGAGTTTCCACTTTGCGTGTAGCATGCATCGGAGATGATGTCTGCAATGAAGTCGCAATGCTTTT contains the following coding sequences:
- the LOC107631511 gene encoding high mobility group B protein 14 isoform X1, producing the protein MAGRAKRKTSASASPSSSVPSRKLVLNIKTSRGMKRSLRQANSRKKPKAKQKIDAKKPKKPPTAFFYFLEDFRKEFQEQNPDVKSMRDIGKACGEKWKTMTYEEKVQYYDIATEKRAEFDMAMAEYNKKMENGEFEDTDEESDFDE
- the LOC107631511 gene encoding high mobility group B protein 14 isoform X2, with protein sequence MAGRAKRKTSASASPSSSVPSRKLVLNIKTSRGMKRSLRQANSRKKPKAKQKIDAKKPKKPPTAFFYFLEDFRKEFQEQNPDVKSMRDIGKACGEKWKTMTYEEKVQYYDIATEKRAEFDMAMAEYNKKMFVLFCC